A stretch of Brassica rapa cultivar Chiifu-401-42 chromosome A08, CAAS_Brap_v3.01, whole genome shotgun sequence DNA encodes these proteins:
- the LOC103834012 gene encoding DNA mismatch repair protein MSH4 isoform X2, with product MEDDGGERSSFVVGLIENRAKEVGMAAFDLRSASLHLSQYIETSSSYQNTNTLLRFYDPCVIIVPPNKLAADGMVGVSELVDRCYSTVRKVVFARGCFDDTKGAVLIQNLAAEEPLALGLDTYYKQHYLSLAAAAATIKWIEAEKGVIVTNHSLTVTFNGSFSHMNIDATSVENLEIIDPFHNSLLGTSNKKRSLFQMFKTTKTVGGTRLLRANLLQPLKDIKTINTRLNCLDELMSNEELFYGLSQVLRKFPKETDRVLCHFCYKPKKVTEAVLGFDNTRRSQNMISSIILLKTALDALPLLAMALKDAKCFLLANIYKTVCENDRYASIRKRVGEVIDDDVLHARVPFVARSQQCFALKAGIDGFLDMARRTFCDTSEAIHNLARKYREEFNLPNLKLPFNNRQGFFFRISQKEVQGKLPSKFTQVVKHGKNIHCSSLELASLNVRNKSAAGECFVRTEICLEALMDAIREDVSALTLLAEVLCLLDMIVNSFAHSISTKPGYRYSRPELTDSGPLAIDAGRHPILESIHNDFVPNSIFMSEASNMLVVMGPNMSGKSTYLQQVCLVVILAQIGCYVPARFATMRVVDRIFTRMGTMDNLESNSSTFMTEMRETAFIMQNVSNRSLIVMDELGRATSSSDGLAMAWSCCEHLLSLKAICNPYGQPGRVGNYLPECQGSAFLCRHQRQPLRLQVPTTRWNLTCSSLRPSVSRSGWSA from the exons ATGGAAGACGACGGTGGAGAGAGATCGAGCTTCGTCGTTGGACTAATCGAGAACAGAGCCAAAGAG GTTGGAATGGCTGCGTTTGATTTAAGATCCGCTTCACTGCATCTATCTCAGTATATAGAGACGAGCAGCTCGTATCAAAACACGAATACGCTGCTGCGTTTCTATGATCCTTGTGTGATTATTGTTCCTCCCAACAAACTTGCAGCCGATGGCATGGTTGGGGTTTCAGAATTGGTGGATAGATGTTATAGCACCGTCAGGAAG GTTGTGTTTGCCCGTGGCTGTTTCGATGACACCAAG GGTGCCGTGCTAATACAAAACTTGGCTGCAGAGGAACCTTTGGCTCTTGGTTTAGACACTTACTATAAGCAGCATTATCTATCActagctgctgctgctgctactATCAAATG GATAGAGGCGGAAAAGGGTGTGATTGTCACCAACCACTCACTCACC GTAACCTTTAATGGATCCTTTAGTCACATGAATATCGATGCAACTAG TGTTGAGAATCTGGAAATCATTGATCCATTCCATAATTCTCTTTTGGGCACTAGCAATAAGAAGAGGAGTCTGTTCCAGATGTTCAAGACAACAAAAACAGTTGGAGG GACTAGGCTTCTCCGTGCCAATTTGTTGCAGCCCCTGAAagatattaaaactattaacaCTCGCCTGAACTGCTTG GATGAGTTGATGAGCAATGAAGAACTATTCTATGGGCTTTCCCAGGTTTTACGTAAATTTCCAAAAGAGACTG ATCGTGTTCTTTGTCATTTCTGCTACAAGCCAAAGAAAGTCACAGAAGCGGTCCTTGGTTTTGATAATACCAGAAGGAGCCAAAACATGATTTCAAGCATTATTTTACTTAAGACAGCCTTGGATGCTCTGCCTCTACTTGCTAtg GCTCTAAAGGATGCAAAGTGTTTTCTCCTTGCTAATATTTACAAGACTGTGTGTGAAAATGATAGATATGCTTCCATCAGAAAAAG AGTCGGGGAAGTGATTGATGATGATGTTCTTCATGCACGAGTTCCTTTTGTTGCCCGCTCACAGCAGTGTTTTGCTTTAAAAGCTGGTATTGATGGATTTTTGGATATGGCAAGGAGAACCTTCTGTGATACTAGTGAAG CGATACATAATCTGGCCAGAAAGTATCGTGAGGAATTCAACTTGCCAAATCTAAAACTCCCATTCAACAACAGACAGGGCTTCTTTTTTAGAATTTCGCAGAAAGAAGTTCAGGGAAAACTTCCAAGCAAATTTACTCAG GTTGTAAAACATGGGAAAAACATTCATTGTTCAAGTCTGGAACTTGCCTCT TTGAATGTCAGGAATAAGTCTGCCGCTGGAGAGTGTTTCGTTCGAACGGAAATATGCCTGGAAG CACTTATGGATGCTATAAGGGAAGATGTCTCTGCCCTCACACTCCTAGCAGAAGTTTTATGTCTCCTAGATATGATTGTTAATTCGTTTGCTCATTCAATATCCACAAAGCCAGGTTATCGATACTCCAGACCTGAACTAACAG ATAGTGGCCCACTGGCAATTGACGCTGGAAGGCATCCAATCCTAGAAAGCATACACAATGATTTTGTT CCTAATAGTATCTTCATGTCAGAAGCAAGCAACATGTTGGTAGTTATGGGTCCAAACAT GAGCGGAAAGAGCACCTATCTCCAACAGGTGTGTCTAGTAGTTATTCTTGCTCAGATTGGCTGCTATGTCCCAGCTCGATTTGCAACTATGCGTGTGGTTGACCGCATATTCACAAGAATGGGGACAATGGATAACCTTGAGTCAAATTCAAGCACG TTTATGACAGAGATGAGAGAGACCGCTTTCATAATGCAGAATGTCTCGAACAG GAGTTTGATAGTCATGGATGAACTCGGGAGAGCTACTTCTTCCTCGGACGGGTTAGCAATGGCATGGAGCTGCTGCGAGCATCTGTTATCGCTCAAAGC TATTTGCAACCCATATGGACAGCCTGGCAGAGTTGGCAACTATCTACCCGAATGTCAAGGTTCTGCATTTTTATGTAGACATCAGAGACAACCGCTTAGACTTCAAG TTCCAACTACGAGATGGAACCTTACATGTTCCTCACTACGGCCTTCTGTTAGCAGAAGTGGCTGGTCTGCCTAA
- the LOC103834012 gene encoding DNA mismatch repair protein MSH4 isoform X1: MEDDGGERSSFVVGLIENRAKEVGMAAFDLRSASLHLSQYIETSSSYQNTNTLLRFYDPCVIIVPPNKLAADGMVGVSELVDRCYSTVRKVVFARGCFDDTKGAVLIQNLAAEEPLALGLDTYYKQHYLSLAAAAATIKWIEAEKGVIVTNHSLTVTFNGSFSHMNIDATSVENLEIIDPFHNSLLGTSNKKRSLFQMFKTTKTVGGTRLLRANLLQPLKDIKTINTRLNCLDELMSNEELFYGLSQVLRKFPKETDRVLCHFCYKPKKVTEAVLGFDNTRRSQNMISSIILLKTALDALPLLAMALKDAKCFLLANIYKTVCENDRYASIRKRVGEVIDDDVLHARVPFVARSQQCFALKAGIDGFLDMARRTFCDTSEAIHNLARKYREEFNLPNLKLPFNNRQGFFFRISQKEVQGKLPSKFTQVVKHGKNIHCSSLELASLNVRNKSAAGECFVRTEICLEALMDAIREDVSALTLLAEVLCLLDMIVNSFAHSISTKPGYRYSRPELTDSGPLAIDAGRHPILESIHNDFVPNSIFMSEASNMLVVMGPNMSGKSTYLQQVCLVVILAQIGCYVPARFATMRVVDRIFTRMGTMDNLESNSSTFMTEMRETAFIMQNVSNRSLIVMDELGRATSSSDGLAMAWSCCEHLLSLKAYTVFATHMDSLAELATIYPNVKVLHFYVDIRDNRLDFKFQLRDGTLHVPHYGLLLAEVAGLPNTVIETARTITSRITDKELKRIELNCEKHHEKHRIYRVAQKLICLKYSTQNDDSIRQALQNLKDSFTERRL, from the exons ATGGAAGACGACGGTGGAGAGAGATCGAGCTTCGTCGTTGGACTAATCGAGAACAGAGCCAAAGAG GTTGGAATGGCTGCGTTTGATTTAAGATCCGCTTCACTGCATCTATCTCAGTATATAGAGACGAGCAGCTCGTATCAAAACACGAATACGCTGCTGCGTTTCTATGATCCTTGTGTGATTATTGTTCCTCCCAACAAACTTGCAGCCGATGGCATGGTTGGGGTTTCAGAATTGGTGGATAGATGTTATAGCACCGTCAGGAAG GTTGTGTTTGCCCGTGGCTGTTTCGATGACACCAAG GGTGCCGTGCTAATACAAAACTTGGCTGCAGAGGAACCTTTGGCTCTTGGTTTAGACACTTACTATAAGCAGCATTATCTATCActagctgctgctgctgctactATCAAATG GATAGAGGCGGAAAAGGGTGTGATTGTCACCAACCACTCACTCACC GTAACCTTTAATGGATCCTTTAGTCACATGAATATCGATGCAACTAG TGTTGAGAATCTGGAAATCATTGATCCATTCCATAATTCTCTTTTGGGCACTAGCAATAAGAAGAGGAGTCTGTTCCAGATGTTCAAGACAACAAAAACAGTTGGAGG GACTAGGCTTCTCCGTGCCAATTTGTTGCAGCCCCTGAAagatattaaaactattaacaCTCGCCTGAACTGCTTG GATGAGTTGATGAGCAATGAAGAACTATTCTATGGGCTTTCCCAGGTTTTACGTAAATTTCCAAAAGAGACTG ATCGTGTTCTTTGTCATTTCTGCTACAAGCCAAAGAAAGTCACAGAAGCGGTCCTTGGTTTTGATAATACCAGAAGGAGCCAAAACATGATTTCAAGCATTATTTTACTTAAGACAGCCTTGGATGCTCTGCCTCTACTTGCTAtg GCTCTAAAGGATGCAAAGTGTTTTCTCCTTGCTAATATTTACAAGACTGTGTGTGAAAATGATAGATATGCTTCCATCAGAAAAAG AGTCGGGGAAGTGATTGATGATGATGTTCTTCATGCACGAGTTCCTTTTGTTGCCCGCTCACAGCAGTGTTTTGCTTTAAAAGCTGGTATTGATGGATTTTTGGATATGGCAAGGAGAACCTTCTGTGATACTAGTGAAG CGATACATAATCTGGCCAGAAAGTATCGTGAGGAATTCAACTTGCCAAATCTAAAACTCCCATTCAACAACAGACAGGGCTTCTTTTTTAGAATTTCGCAGAAAGAAGTTCAGGGAAAACTTCCAAGCAAATTTACTCAG GTTGTAAAACATGGGAAAAACATTCATTGTTCAAGTCTGGAACTTGCCTCT TTGAATGTCAGGAATAAGTCTGCCGCTGGAGAGTGTTTCGTTCGAACGGAAATATGCCTGGAAG CACTTATGGATGCTATAAGGGAAGATGTCTCTGCCCTCACACTCCTAGCAGAAGTTTTATGTCTCCTAGATATGATTGTTAATTCGTTTGCTCATTCAATATCCACAAAGCCAGGTTATCGATACTCCAGACCTGAACTAACAG ATAGTGGCCCACTGGCAATTGACGCTGGAAGGCATCCAATCCTAGAAAGCATACACAATGATTTTGTT CCTAATAGTATCTTCATGTCAGAAGCAAGCAACATGTTGGTAGTTATGGGTCCAAACAT GAGCGGAAAGAGCACCTATCTCCAACAGGTGTGTCTAGTAGTTATTCTTGCTCAGATTGGCTGCTATGTCCCAGCTCGATTTGCAACTATGCGTGTGGTTGACCGCATATTCACAAGAATGGGGACAATGGATAACCTTGAGTCAAATTCAAGCACG TTTATGACAGAGATGAGAGAGACCGCTTTCATAATGCAGAATGTCTCGAACAG GAGTTTGATAGTCATGGATGAACTCGGGAGAGCTACTTCTTCCTCGGACGGGTTAGCAATGGCATGGAGCTGCTGCGAGCATCTGTTATCGCTCAAAGC GTACACAGTATTTGCAACCCATATGGACAGCCTGGCAGAGTTGGCAACTATCTACCCGAATGTCAAGGTTCTGCATTTTTATGTAGACATCAGAGACAACCGCTTAGACTTCAAG TTCCAACTACGAGATGGAACCTTACATGTTCCTCACTACGGCCTTCTGTTAGCAGAAGTGGCTGGTCTGCCTAATACAGTGATCGAAACAGCTAGGACCATAACCTCAAGGATCACAGACAAG GAATTGAAAAGAATAGAGCTAAACTGTGAGAAGCACCATGAAAAGCATCGGATTTACAGAGTCGCACAAAAGTTGATATGCTTGAAGTACTCCACACAAAACGACGACTCGATCCGTCAAGCTCTTCAAAATCTAAAGGACAGCTTCACTGAAAGAAGGCTCTAA
- the LOC103834011 gene encoding 60S ribosomal protein L15-1: MGAYKYVSELWRKKQSDVMRFVQRVRCWEYRQQPSIVRLVRPTRPDKARRLGYKAKQGFVVYRVRVRRGGRKRPVPKGIVYGKPTNQGVTQLKFQRSKRSVAEERAGRKLGGLRVVNSYWLNEDSTYKYYEIILVDPAHNAIRNDPRINWICNPVHKHRELRGLTSEGKKNRGLRGKGHNNHKNRPSRRATWKKNNSLSLRRYR, from the exons ATGG GGGCGTACAAGTACGTGTCTGAGCTATGGAGGAAGAAGCAGTCGGATGTGATGAGGTTTGTGCAGAGGGTTAGGTGCTGGGAGTATCGCCAGCAGCCTTCCATTGTTCGTCTTGTTCGTCCCACTCGTCCCGACAAAGCCCGTCGTCTCGGCTACAAGGCCAAGCAG GGGTTTGTTGTCTACCGTGTGCGTGTTAGACGTGGAGGTCGCAAGAGGCCTGTTCCCAAGGGTATTGTCTATGGTAAACCCACAAACCAGGGAGTGACACAGCTCAAGTTCCAGCGCAGTAAGAGATCTGTTGCTGAGGAACGTGCTGGTCGCAAACTTGGTGGCCTTAGGGTCGTTAACTCCTACTGGCTCAACGAG GACTCTACCTACAAGTATTACGAGATTATACTTGTGGACCCTGCACACAATGCCATCCGAAATGATCCGAGGATCAACTGGATCTGCAACCCAGTGCACAAGCACAGAGAACTCAGAGGGCTCACCTCAGAAGGAAAGAAGAATCGTGGTCTTCGTGGAAAGGGTCACAACAACCACAAGAACAGACCTTCCCGCAGGGCTACCTGGAAGAAGAACAACTCTCTATCTCTCCGTCGTTACCggtga